A window of the Ostrea edulis chromosome 1, xbOstEdul1.1, whole genome shotgun sequence genome harbors these coding sequences:
- the LOC125666137 gene encoding E3 ubiquitin-protein ligase RING2-A-like, with translation MKMANEVVNAPNKTWELSLYELHRTPQEAITDNTEIAVSPRSLHSELMCPICLDMLKNTMTTKECLHRFCQDCIITALRSGNKECPTCRKKLVSKRSLRPDPNFDALISKIYPSRDEYEAHQARVLAKLNKQHSTTALTSSIEEGLRVQALSRPQRVRKHATEPDLSRLETASNASSENTPLKRPKTLSDDSSAENSLAEATTESAPPPELPQPVGDIELIFRPLPMEHESPDDSQIRYIKTTANATVDHLSKYLAIRLSLESKKVDAGTSSSDGESKYTIYIASNPGNYTALNGAMTLEQVNDKYWRINKPLEMFYAVQKKADSPKKSEK, from the exons ATGAAAATGGCGAACGAAGTGGTAAATGCGCCGAATAAAACATGGGAATTAAGTTTGTATGAACTTCACAGGACTCCACAAGAAGCAATAACAGACAATACTGAAATAGCAGTGTCACCAAGAAGTTTGCATAGTGAATTAATGTGCCCAATATGCCTAGATATGTTAAAAAATACTATGACAACAAAGGAGTGCTTGCATCGCTTTTGTCAGGACTGCATAATAACTGCGCTTCGCAGCGGCAACAAAGAATGTCCTACATGCCGTAAGAAACTTGTGTCTAAGAGGTCTCTCAGACCAGATCCCAACTTTGATGCTTTAATATCTAAGATTTATCCTAGCAGAGATGAATACGAAGCTCATCAGGCCAGAGTTCTAGCGAAACTAAACAAACAGCACAGTACTACTGCACTGACCAGCAG CATTGAAGAGGGGTTAAGAGTTCAAGCTTTGAGCAGGCCACAGAGGGTTCGGAAACATGCCACAGAACCTGATTTGTCTCGTCTTGAAACTGCAAGTAATGCTTCCAGTGAAAACACACCTCTGAAGAGACCAAAGACATTGTCTGATGACTCCAGTGCAGAAAACTCTCTTGCAGAAGCAACAACAGAATCAGCCCCTCCACCTGAGTTACCTCAGCCAGTGGGAGACATAGAATTGATATTCAGACCATTACCCATGGAACATGAATCCCCAGATGATTCACAAATTCGTTACATTAAAACAACAGCTAATGCAACAG tGGACCATTTATCAAAGTACCTGGCAATAAGACTCTCATTAGAATCCAAGAAAGTTGATGCAG GTACAAGTTCATCAGACGGAGAGAGTAAATACACAATTTACATTGCAAGTAACCCGGGAAACTACACAGCTCTCAATGGTGCTATGACTTTGGAACAGGTCAATGACAAGTATTGGCGTATTAACAAACCCCTGGAAATGTTTTATGCAGTGCAGAAAAAAGCAGACTCACCAAAGAAATCAGAAAAatag